The Gloeocapsopsis sp. IPPAS B-1203 region CGATTTGTTTGAGTCATAGTTAACGTCCTCTTTGCTGTTTTTAGTCTAACTGTTTGTACACGAGTCAGGGTTTAATCATGTTTTACCTCATTACCAATTTGCTTGACACTTCAAACAAGTGTATATACACTTAAATTTATGCAAGACCAATCAATCAAAACCGTTGCTACTGAGTGCACCTGCTTAAATCTGCGCAAAGCATCGCGTGTTATTACGCAATTGTTCGATCAAGCGCTACAACCGAGTGGAATTTTGGCAAATCAGTTTACACTGCTAGCCGCCCTCAGCCTTGCAGAAAGTGTATCAATTACGCGCTTAGCGCAAGAGTTGGTGATGGATCGAACAACACTAACACGCAATCTTAAACCCTTAGAACGCCAAGGTTTGATTCGCATTGAACCAGGTCAAGATCAGCGAGTGCGAGTTGTGAGTTTAACCGAAAAAGGTCAAGCAGCTTTAGTCAAAGCACTTCCGTTATGGAAACAAGCACAAACTAAGGTCATTGAGGAATTGGGTCAAGACCGTTGGCAGGCGTTATTATCCAATTTGTCTGACACAGTATCCTTACTCCGCGAAAGTTAATTTTTTTGAAAAACTGCGTGTATATACACTTAATTATCAAGGAGTTCAGGTGAAAATGAGTCAACATTCAATTACCCAGCGCTGGTTCTTTCTTGTGCTGTCACTTTGGGGAAGTGCGGTTTCACTAGGAGGGTACTATGGTTTTTTCTCCAAGATTGACTTAATTTGGATTGCGCTACTCGTAGTGACGGGAATAACAATTCCAGTTGCAGTGTACTACTTCAACGTAGATTTTCATACTTACATTCAATCGCTCGATTTGAAGTATTTAACCGTTTTCCACCTATGGCGGATTCCGGCTGGGCTGTGGTTTTTGTATTGTGGAAGTCAAAATCTGCTTCCAGAAAGGTTTGTAAATAATGCTGGTTATGGTGACTTAGCTGTAGGGTTATTAGTCCCTGTAGTTCTCTTACTAAGATTTCGCGGTAAGTATACGATGTTTCACATTTTTAGTGTCTTAGACTTTGCGATCGCCGTAGGCACAGGTTTAACATTTAATTTATTGCAAGTACCACTAATGGAGAATATCGCGACATTTCCAACAGTGATGATTCCGCTTTTTGGCGTTTGTATTACTGGCGCACTCAGTATCATGACTTTAGATCGACTGATTGGGAAAAGGCGATCGCTTTTAGCAACCTAATCACAATCCCATCGCCCTGTAACTTGCTATTCGTAAATAGGGCGTTTTTGCCTGTTAAGATGTAACTGATTCACATATTTATAAATCGTCAATCGTGACTGTTAAGCCAGACTGGTTGCGAGTCAAAGCGCCTCAATGGGAGCGTGTTGGCAGCGTTAAAGAAATTTTACGGGATTTAGCACTCAATACGGTGTGTGAAGAAGCCTCTTGCCCAAATATTGGCGAGTGTTTCAACGCGGGTACTGCAACATTTTTAATTATGGGACCAGCGTGTACCCGTGCGTGTCCGTATTGCGATATAGATTTTGAGAAAAAGCCTAAAGCCCTCGATCCTACTGAACCGGAACGACTTGCAGAAGCAGTACGCCGGATGCGACTGAATCATGTTGTGATTACCTCGGTGAATCGCGATGATTTACTTGATGGTGGGGCATCACAGTTTGTAAGGTGTATTAAAGCAATTCGCGAAGTGTCGCCACAAACGACGATTGAAGTACTCATTCCTGATTTGTGTGGCAACTGGGATGCTTTAGAGATAATTTTACAAGCGCAACCAGAGGTATTAAATCATAATACAGAAACGATACCTCGGCTGTATCGACGAGTACGTCCGCAGGGAAATTACGATCGCACTTTAGAATTACTGCGTCGTTCTCGCGATCTAGCTCCTTGGGTTTATACTAAATCAGGTTTGATGGTTGGGCTAGGAGAAACTGACGCGGAAATTCGCGCTGTAATGGAAGCTCTCCGCGCTGTTGATTGCGATATTCTGACACTAGGACAATATCTACAACCGAGTCAGAAACACCTGAATGTTGCTCAGTTCGTTACGCCAGAACAGTTTGATGCTTGGAAACAGTTTGGCGAAGAGTTAGGTTTTCTGCAAGTTGTCTCTTCCCCCTTAACTCGCAGTTCTTATCATGCAGAACAAGTCAGAGAATTGATGCAACGCTATCCACGTAGTCGATTTTAGTTAGTGATTAGTAGTGAGTTTGATTTCTCCACAGATAATGGGAGAATTCCTCCAAAATTAATTGCAGTTTTGGGTGCTGGTGCTTGGGGTTCAACTTTGGCAGACCTCGCATCTGCAACAGGGCATAATGTGCGTTTATGGTCGCGTCATCTTGACCGTAGTCTAGCAGAAACCGTTGAAGGTGTAGATATTATCGTTTCGGCAATTTCGATGAAAGGCGTGCGATCGGTTGTCGAACAAATTCAATCTTTACCATTTGCACCAGAAACAATTTTTCTGACAGCGACTAAAGGTTTAGAACCAACAACGACTTTAACTCCAGCACAAATTTGGCAAGCTACATTTCCCCACCATCCAATTGTCGTTCTTTGCGGTCCCAATTTATCAAAAGAAGTTCAGCAAGGTTTGCCTGCTGCAACGGTTGTAGCAAGTACAAATATTACTGCAGCAGAAGTTGTGCAAACGGTGTTTTCTTCTAGTCGGTTTCGTGTTTATACCAATACTGATCCGATTGGAGTAGAACTCGGTGGGACAATCAAGAATGTCATTGCGATCGCCGCTGGTGTCTGTGACGGCTTACATTTGGGAACAAACGCTAAAGCTGCGCTTGTGACACGGGGACTTACTGAAATTATTCGGATTGGTGTTGCTTGGGGTGCAAAAATTGAAACTTTTTACGGTTTATCAGGATTAGGAGATCTACTTGCAACGTGTAATAGTCCTTTAAGTCGTAACTACCAAGTTGGTTATCAGCTAGCGCAAGGTAAAACTTTAGCAGAAATTCTCGAACATCTAGAGGGAACAGCCGAGGGTGTGAACACGACGCAAGTTTTAATCAAAAAAGCGCATCAGCAACACATTTCTGTACCAATTACAACTCAAGTTTACAGATTATTACAAGCAGAAATTACACCACGACAAGCATTAGAAGAATTGATGTTACGCGATATCAAACCAGAATATAACTTTTGAGAATTGCAATGATATCTGTCAAAACAGCTTGCTTGATTCAATTATCTGCGATCGCACTACAAATCTTCATTCGATAGCGGAGGTAACAAAGGTTCTAGCTGAGTCAACAGCCTCACAAGTTCTGAGTTGACGATATTCTAGAGAATATCTTGTTGAATCTCATCGTAGCGATGAATAAGAATGTTTCGTAAGCCGACAATCCTGCGCCAGTCAATTTCTGAATGTGTGCATCGAAAAGCTTCAGATACTCTACCTGCTGCTTCGCCAAGAATTTCTAGTTGTCTCTCTACTGCACTTTGAATTAACAAGCTTTCCTGATAGTTCTCAAAAGAGAGGTTAGCAGTAAATTCCTGGATGCGACGAACTGCCGATATCATATCCCAGAGTGCAGCAGCATCACGGTTGCTTGCTTGCATAAATCACCTGGTGAGTTTTCAAAATCTCAGATCTACGATAGGGATTTTTTAATCCGCGTTTATCTACTAAATCCACTTTTCGTTGAAACATCGTTTCAAGCTCTTGCTGCATGTCTAGCCAGTCAAACAAACTCCAACCATGATGAGGAGCTAGTGTTATTAAAACATCAACGTCGCTATCAAATCGAAAGTCATCGCGTAAAACTGAGCCAAACAAAGCAAACTCAACAATTTTCCATCGCTGACAGTAATCGGCAATTTGTGATGGTGAAGCCTGAAGACGCTCACTAATTATAGTTATAGTTTGGATTGCTGTAGTCATTATCTCTTTATTTACTTAAAGTACTTAAAGTTATATGCATTATCTGCTTAGTCTTTGCCATCACTCGGATTAACTTCCCATAGGCAAATAATGTAGTGTTTTGTGTTGCCAAGAAGTACTAATGGTAAATGGCTTATATAGAGCGGGATTATTAGGCTGCGCTTATTGCAGCACTTTTTTTAAGAAGAATCGGCTGTGTCCTTCCGGAAAGTCTGGTAGCTCACCAAACACAGTGTATCCAAGTTTTTGATAAAACTCTGGTGCTTGAAAGCTAAACGTATCTAAATAGGCATATTGACAGCCGCGCTTAACTGCTTCCTGCTCCGCAGCAGCTAGAAGAGAGGTACCGCAACCTCCTCCTCGGTAAGTTTCATTTATCCAAAAAACATCAACATACAACCACTGCCAATATGTTGAGCCAACTAAACCACCAACTAAGTTATCATCTTCATCTCTTAAGAACACAGTTAATTGCCGAAAATTGCCGTCACCAGCACAACGACTGTTGAATTGGATCAATTGTTGAACAATAAATTCAGTCTCATCATGCTTTGGTTGCTCGGCTATCTCCATCTTGAGTTGTGGCTTCATCGCAATTTCTGGTGTACGCAAAAGCTTTCCCCATTGTAGAATCACCGCAATCGCCCGATTGACATCTCAAAAAAAGCGATCGCTTCTGCATGTTAGTGTCTTCATTCTATGCATAGACGAAAACCAATGTAAATCATTGACTTAAGTTGATAGTTAGTGAGTAGTATCCATAAAAATCAATGATTACGATTAATAAACTTCACAATAGACAATACTAATAAACAAAAGTTATAGAAACTATCGTAGATTCCACTGAAGCAATAATTTATTTTTAACCCTCAAAAAGTTAAAATTTTATTTAGATCAAATAACTAAATAACGAAAGCATCACTTAGTACTATTGCAGTTTCATAAGCATCATGCTTTAGAGTGAAAATTTTTAGTCGTTTCGAGAATTAAAGGTAATTCCAATGGAATTTCTTATCCAGAGTGTCTGGGTTGTACCTTGCTATGCCTTAATTGGCGGTCTTTTGGCTGTACCTTGGTCGCCAGGAATACTACGGCGTACGGGACCAAGACCCGCAGGATATGTCAATTTTATAATGACATTTCTGGCATTTTTACATAGCTTACTTAGCTTGCCAGCAACTTGGCATCAACCACCCCAACAAATATTTATACCTTGGTTGAATACTGCGGGTTTAGATTTAACGATCGCAATAGAAGTCTCTTCAGTTAGCGTCGCAGCACTTGTTGTTATTACTGGTATCAATGTACTAGCGCAAGTTTACGGCTTTGGCTACATGGAAATGGACTGGGGTTGGGCAAGGTTTTATTCCCTACTCGGTTTATTTGAAGCTGGATTATGTGCCTTAGTATTGTGCAACTCGTTATTTTTCAGCTACGTACTCTTGGAAATCCTCACTTTAGGAACTTATCTGTTGGTGGGTTTATGGTTTAGCCAACCGTTGGTAGTTACAGGTGCAAGAGATGCCTTCTTGACAAAGCGTGTCGGTGACTTATTTCTATTGATGGGAGTGTTGGCGCTGCTACCTCTTGCAGGAACTTGGAACTTTACCGAACTTGCAACTTGGGCGGCTACTGCAAACGTCGATCCGACAGTGATAACACTTATTGGTCTAGCATTAATTGCCGGTCCAATGGGTAAATGCGCGCAG contains the following coding sequences:
- a CDS encoding GNAT family N-acetyltransferase, with protein sequence MILQWGKLLRTPEIAMKPQLKMEIAEQPKHDETEFIVQQLIQFNSRCAGDGNFRQLTVFLRDEDDNLVGGLVGSTYWQWLYVDVFWINETYRGGGCGTSLLAAAEQEAVKRGCQYAYLDTFSFQAPEFYQKLGYTVFGELPDFPEGHSRFFLKKVLQ
- the lipA gene encoding lipoyl synthase, yielding MVTVKPDWLRVKAPQWERVGSVKEILRDLALNTVCEEASCPNIGECFNAGTATFLIMGPACTRACPYCDIDFEKKPKALDPTEPERLAEAVRRMRLNHVVITSVNRDDLLDGGASQFVRCIKAIREVSPQTTIEVLIPDLCGNWDALEIILQAQPEVLNHNTETIPRLYRRVRPQGNYDRTLELLRRSRDLAPWVYTKSGLMVGLGETDAEIRAVMEALRAVDCDILTLGQYLQPSQKHLNVAQFVTPEQFDAWKQFGEELGFLQVVSSPLTRSSYHAEQVRELMQRYPRSRF
- a CDS encoding MarR family winged helix-turn-helix transcriptional regulator — translated: MQDQSIKTVATECTCLNLRKASRVITQLFDQALQPSGILANQFTLLAALSLAESVSITRLAQELVMDRTTLTRNLKPLERQGLIRIEPGQDQRVRVVSLTEKGQAALVKALPLWKQAQTKVIEELGQDRWQALLSNLSDTVSLLRES
- a CDS encoding HepT-like ribonuclease domain-containing protein; its protein translation is MQASNRDAAALWDMISAVRRIQEFTANLSFENYQESLLIQSAVERQLEILGEAAGRVSEAFRCTHSEIDWRRIVGLRNILIHRYDEIQQDIL
- a CDS encoding NAD(P)H-dependent glycerol-3-phosphate dehydrogenase, yielding MISSEFDFSTDNGRIPPKLIAVLGAGAWGSTLADLASATGHNVRLWSRHLDRSLAETVEGVDIIVSAISMKGVRSVVEQIQSLPFAPETIFLTATKGLEPTTTLTPAQIWQATFPHHPIVVLCGPNLSKEVQQGLPAATVVASTNITAAEVVQTVFSSSRFRVYTNTDPIGVELGGTIKNVIAIAAGVCDGLHLGTNAKAALVTRGLTEIIRIGVAWGAKIETFYGLSGLGDLLATCNSPLSRNYQVGYQLAQGKTLAEILEHLEGTAEGVNTTQVLIKKAHQQHISVPITTQVYRLLQAEITPRQALEELMLRDIKPEYNF
- a CDS encoding nucleotidyltransferase family protein; amino-acid sequence: MTTAIQTITIISERLQASPSQIADYCQRWKIVEFALFGSVLRDDFRFDSDVDVLITLAPHHGWSLFDWLDMQQELETMFQRKVDLVDKRGLKNPYRRSEILKTHQVIYASKQP